A single region of the Kineosporia corallincola genome encodes:
- a CDS encoding lysylphosphatidylglycerol synthase transmembrane domain-containing protein has translation MRPLPAQEAPEPEREPGWGRVIGRVVLVLATVLGGYALLQQVDFADLFERLRSTDPLWLTLACLASVLPIVGSAAGFVAFAPGKLPFGQTTLVQLATSFVNLITPASAGGLALNVRYLTRKGIPLAVAVAVVGLVQTTSVLVTAVLVVLLLVASGRSLSDAPHVPWMTVGAALGVVVALLVLLRFWPWGRALVTKYVVRPFRDAGPELRDIVTDRRRLALAVAGHLTVTLGFVAVLGSALWAFGESAPLVLLAVVVISGSAIAGAVPVPGGIGAAEAALAGGLVVIGVDKPVALSAAVLFRLITFWVRVPIGWLALLVLRRQSAV, from the coding sequence GTGCGGCCACTACCTGCGCAGGAGGCGCCGGAACCGGAGCGGGAACCGGGGTGGGGCCGGGTGATCGGGCGGGTCGTGCTGGTGCTCGCCACGGTTCTCGGCGGTTATGCGCTGCTCCAGCAGGTGGATTTCGCGGACCTCTTCGAGCGTCTGCGCTCCACCGACCCGCTCTGGCTGACCCTGGCCTGCCTGGCCTCGGTGCTGCCGATCGTCGGCAGCGCGGCCGGGTTCGTCGCTTTCGCCCCGGGCAAGCTCCCGTTCGGGCAGACCACGCTGGTCCAGCTGGCCACCTCGTTCGTCAATCTGATCACCCCGGCCAGTGCCGGCGGGCTGGCGCTGAACGTGCGCTACCTGACCCGCAAGGGCATCCCGCTGGCCGTCGCGGTCGCCGTGGTCGGGCTGGTCCAGACCACGTCCGTGCTGGTCACGGCCGTTCTGGTGGTGCTGCTGCTGGTGGCCTCGGGCCGGTCGCTGTCCGACGCGCCGCACGTGCCCTGGATGACCGTGGGCGCGGCGCTGGGTGTGGTGGTGGCCCTCCTGGTGCTGCTGCGGTTCTGGCCGTGGGGGCGGGCGCTGGTCACGAAGTACGTGGTGCGGCCGTTCCGGGACGCCGGCCCCGAGCTGCGCGACATCGTCACCGATCGCCGGCGTCTGGCTCTGGCGGTGGCCGGCCATCTCACCGTGACGCTGGGGTTCGTGGCGGTGCTCGGCTCGGCCCTGTGGGCGTTCGGCGAGAGCGCCCCGCTGGTGCTGCTGGCCGTCGTGGTGATCAGTGGCTCGGCGATCGCGGGGGCGGTGCCGGTGCCGGGTGGGATCGGCGCGGCCGAGGCGGCGCTGGCGGGCGGCCTGGTGGTGATCGGCGTGGACAAGCCGGTCGCGCTGTCGGCCGCGGTGCTGTTCCGCCTGATCACGTTCTGGGTGCGCGTTCCGATCGGCTGGCTGGCTCTTCTCGTGCTGCGCAGGCAGAGCGCGGTGTGA